A stretch of the Notolabrus celidotus isolate fNotCel1 chromosome 3, fNotCel1.pri, whole genome shotgun sequence genome encodes the following:
- the LOC117811003 gene encoding uncharacterized protein LOC117811003, translated as MNAMERKLADLIRDHPNLYDKSRRDYKDSLKGHLSWKEIADSMGKSEEEVKLKWKNLRDKFCKAKKRMAKRSFPPLTEEENNPVERPVPALYHQLGWLSAYVKPRPGAMRDTDEGVGSSDDQEKERGKEKKEQQCPLPVVSTSCSMVESFQNSHQEMGVSLKRKRKTTTETEISSAEALANLRDEDELFLLSLLPSLKRLTIKKRMEVRMKFQQVLYAAEFED; from the exons ATGAACGCCATGGAAAGAAAGCTCGCAGACTTAATACGTGACCACCCAAATCTGTACGACAAGTCCCGACGGGACTACAAAGACAGTCTGAAGGGCCACTTGTCATGGAAAGAGATAGCAGACAGCATGGGGAAgtcggaggaggaggtgaaactGAAATGGAAAAACCTTCGCGACAAGTTCTGCAAAGCGAAGAAGCGAATGGCCAAGAGAAGTTTCCCTCCgctcacagaggaggagaacaacCCTGTGGAGAGGCCTGTCCCCGCTCTGTACCACCAGCTCGGCTGGCTCAGTGCGTATGTCAAACCAAGACCAGGAGCTATGAGGGACACCGACGAG GGAGTTGGGAGTAGTGATGACCAGGAGAAGGAGCGAggcaaagagaagaaggagcagCAATGTCCCCTTCCTGTCGTTAGTACGAGCTGCTCAATGGTGGAGTCTTTCCAAAACAGTCACCAGGAGATGGGTGTCTCTCTGAAACGTAAGAGAAAAACCACCACAGAAACTGAGATAAGTTCTGCAGAGGCTCTCGCCAACCTCAGAGATGAAGATGAACTGTTTCTGCTCAGCCTTCTGCCCTCACTGAAGAGGCTCACCATCAAAAAAAGAATGGAGGTGCGGATGAAGTTTCAGCAAGTGCTTTATGCTGCAGAGTTTGAGGACTAA